The DNA segment CCCCGTTCTCTGCCGGCATATCCACACCGTCGCCTACAACCCGGTGGAGGACGCTTTCTACGCCTGCACCGGTGACGGCGATCGCGCCGAGGGCTTCTTCGAGTGCCACTGGCTGCGAGGCACCTATGATGCGGCGACGGACCGCTGGGACTGGAAGGTCATCATCACCGACCATCTGAACTCGCGCTACAAGGGCGGCGGCATCACCTTCATCGACGGGACGGTCTACTGGATCAGCGACTCCAACGGACCCGAGCCCTATGACCGCGGTGTGTTCTGCTGTGCCCCGGAGGACCTGGGGCGTCCTGAAAAGCACACCCGCCTGTTCAACCCGGAGGTTGAATCCGGCGCGATGGTCGTTCAGGACGGGGTCTTCCTCGCCTCGCACTGCGCACCGGCATCACCCATGGACACCGGCATCATCATCTCGACGGATGGCGGCCGGACGTGGGCTCAGTACGACCTCAAGGAGTACGGGAAGCGGTCGCCGACGCGCTTCCATGAGAAGAACGGCGAAGGCTGGTTCCGCATGGACCTGCGAAAGGGATGGATCGAGCGTGCCGAGGTGCTCTTCCTGAAGCCGAAGGAGATGTAGTGTCTCGCTCGTCCTGGCTGGGCTGACAGTGAGCGCCCGGCCGTCTGTGCCGACACGCACGCCCCGGAGACGGGGCGTGCGCTTCGCAGCGTAGGAGCCTGGAGGGAGAGCGGGACGTGGCGACGAACTCGACCCTTCGACGTTGACACAGATAGCCCGGACCTCTCCCGGGCGCGAGTTGCAGCTATCAGAAGGAGTTGTTGTGAGATGAGCGAGTCGGTATCCTCCCTGCGGTTTTCCGACGGGTTCTTGAGGCTTGCTACGCCCTGGGGAGGCGAGGCCACCGCAGCGATCCTGGTGAACGACGAGAGCGTGCAGTCTGACTGGGGCGTCGACCAGCAGGGCCGACCTACGTGCCAGCACGGTCCCTGGCGCCTTACCGTGGTGGAGGCTGCGAAGGGTGCTCTGTCGCTGGAGATCGCCAACGTCTCGCAGGCTCCACTCTCGCTTCGCACCGTCCACTTTGGGCGGTTCTCCCCTGCTGCCTTCTCTCCCGCCCTCGATACGTGGCGCTTCAGGGAGCTGATCCACGGCGCCAGCTTCGAGACCCTGGCGACCGGCGTAAAGGGTGTAGGACGAAAGGGCTTTGCTCTCGACTTCGTGGCGCCGAGCGGCCTCCTGACCGTATACCAAGAGGAAGAGGGCGAGGCACTACTTCTCGGAGTGCTGCCACCGGTCGGCAGCTCCTTCTCCCAGTTCACCGCTCTCCATTCCGCCCCACACCTCGAAGGCAGCTTCGGCTTCGAGATCCGCCACCGTTTCGACTGCCAGGTGCCCCCGGGCGAGGCAGTGCTCACCTCGCCGGTCATCGCGCTGGCGGGCGCGGACGGGACGGAGCTGATGCAGAGCTACGGCGAGCTCTGGGCCGAACTCCAGCCACGCACCTCTCGACGCCCGCCCTGCGTGGGCTGGAATAGCTGGGACTACTACAGCGGCGCAATCACCCGGGAGGCGACGGATGAGAATCTCGCGGCAGGGATAGAGCTCTTCGGTGACGCCTTCCAGGTCTTCGTCATCGACGAAGGCTGGGAGCAGCAGTGGGGAGCCTGGGATGCGAACGCCAAGTTCCCGGAAGGGCTCACGGACTTTTGCCGCCACGTGAAGGCCCACGGGCGTGTACCCGGCATCTGGACGGCGCCCCTGCTGGTGAATACGTACAACCCGCTCTTCCTGGCCAAGCCCCAGTGGTTCGCCTCGCGGGCCGACGGTCAGCTCCAGACCGACAGCTACTCCTATGGCCCCATGGCCTACCTCGACCCGACGCAGCCGGAGGTGCTCGAACACCTTCGCACGGTGTTCGGCCGCCTGCGGGACTGTGGCTTCGACTACTTCAAGGTGGACTTCACCCAGTGCATCCTCAAGGCAGAGCGCTTCGCCGACTCGCGCGTGGGCCGGGCCGACCTGGTTCGCCGAGCCTTTGCCGCGATTCGAGAGGCGATCGGCAGCGACGCCTACCTCCTGGCATGCGGCGCACCCTTCGAGTCCGTGACGGGGCTGGTGGATGGTGTGCGCACGACTGGAGACATCCACATCTACTGGAGCCATGTGCTTCGCAACGCCCAGTCCCTGTCCGCACGCTGGTGGATGATCGGCAACCTGTGGAACGGCGACCCGGACTTCCTCGTCGTGCGTGGCGCCGACACCGCCCGACCGCCCTACAGCAGGCGACAGGTGATCTCTCCGATGGGCCCCGAGGCTGGTTGGCTGTCCGGCCGCGAATTGAACGAGATGGAAGCGCGAACCTACGCGCTGCTTGTACACCTGACCGGCGGCGACGTGATCCTGGGCGATCCGCTCCGTCAGCTTGAGCCGAAGGCCCTCGCGATGATTCGGCGCGTACTGCAACCGCGTCGCCCGGCCACACCGGTGGACCTGTTCACCAGTGACCAGGACCTCCCGCGCATCTGGATCAGCAAGGGCGAAACGGACACTCTCGTCGGGCTCTTCAACTGGTCCGAGAGCACGGCGCGGCTGGACTTCGATCCGCAGACCTACGGTCTTGCAGGCACGCCGCACGACTTCTGGACTGACGAACCCGTCGCCTCCCTGCCGGCACGCATGCCCCGGCGCAGTTCACTGGCTCTGCGCTTCGATGCCACACGCGATTCGGGGTAGTGAAGGCCCCTCGGGAACTGTGGCGAAGGTCACCGAAGACCGCATGAGAAGCACCCGGTAGTAGCTGATCAGGATACGCAAGGAGCACAGCAATGCGAGACCTTCCCCACGGACAACCGGCATGGCTACCTTCGAGTATGGGGCTGATCTCGCTGCTCGCAGCGTGTCCTGTCTTCTCTTCGGCTGCCCCTCCGGTGGCAGAGGTGCGGGTGATCGACGGGGCACCGACGCTCCTGATCCACGGTCAGCCGGCACCGCCCTTGCTGTTCTACACCAGTCCCCCGAGCGCACCTCTGAAGGTACAGGACGGTCGGCTGGAGCTGGAACGTGTGCAGGGCGAGGCCCTGCTGCCCGCGACTGTGCCGCCGGGCTCGCCACTTGTCGTAGAGGCCTCCGTGACCATGCAGGAGGCCTTCATGGATGACGCGACCGCCTCCCTGCGGGTGTCTTTTGATGAGAAGCGTCGCACCGGGTACCTGTTCGGCCTGCAGTACCTCAAGGGCGGGAACCGGCTCAAGCTCTGGAAGTACAACGCGGCGGGCAAGTGGGAGACCTGGCACAGCAAGCCGCTTGACTGGCGTCTTGGAGGTGAAGTGCGGCTGCGGCTGGAGGTCACCGGCGGCCGTTTTGCAGCCTTCGTAGACGGGCAACTGGTGGCGGAGGAGGACGACTCCGACCCGCTGCCGCCCGGCGATGTGGCCCTGGCCGCCTACTGCTGCAAGGCCGCCTTCGGCGACGTGAGCGTTCAGGTCGGAGGCAAAGAGGTCCTCCGCGGTTTCGGCCAGACCCCGGGGAGAGTTAGCGCCCCGTGGCGGAGCGGGTCCTCCGCAGAGCGTATGAGGTCCTTCCGCGACCGAGGGGTCAAGCTATTCACCTACAACGTGTCCATGGGTACCTGGTGGCTCGCTCCGGGCAAGTACAACTCTGCCGGCGTCGAGGAGGGGCTGACCAGCATGACGGCTGCAGTGCCGGGCGCCCTGGCCCTCCTGCGCATCGTACTGAACCCGCCGACGTGGTGGCTGGAGCAGCACCCCGAGGAGCAGACGCGTCTGCGCACCCGCGATGGCCGTGAGTTCACCGCCGCCTGGGCCTCGATGGGCTCGGCGCTGTGGCGTCAGGAAGCCGGCGAGGCACTGGCGGCCCTGGTCAGCCACCTGTCCTCGCGTCCCGTCACGCAGAGCATCCTCGGCTGGCATGTGAGCGCCGGCGATTGCGGCGAATGGTCCTACCTCTGGGGCGAGGGCTGCGGCGACTACTCGCCTGCCCAGCGCGCCGCCTTCACCCGCTGGCTGACGGCGAAGTACCACGATGACGCCGGTCTGCAGGAGGCCTGGCATCAGCCCACGGCGACGCTGGCTTCCGTGGAGGTTCCGCTTCCTGGACAGCGCTACAGAGGAGCCCTTGGGGGTCTACAGGACCCGCGTCAGGCGGCGGACGTGATTGACTACCTGCACTTCCACTCACAGGTGTGTGCGGAGGCCATCTGTCACTTCGCCAGGATTGCGAAGGCTGCCTGCGGACGGCAGCACCTGGTAGGCGCCTTCTACGGATACTGGATCTCGCCGGGCTGGCGTCCGGGTTCCTTCCACAATTCGGGGCACCACGACCTGGCGCAGGTGCTTGCGTGCCCGGATCTCGACTTC comes from the Armatimonadia bacterium genome and includes:
- a CDS encoding beta-galactosidase gives rise to the protein MRDLPHGQPAWLPSSMGLISLLAACPVFSSAAPPVAEVRVIDGAPTLLIHGQPAPPLLFYTSPPSAPLKVQDGRLELERVQGEALLPATVPPGSPLVVEASVTMQEAFMDDATASLRVSFDEKRRTGYLFGLQYLKGGNRLKLWKYNAAGKWETWHSKPLDWRLGGEVRLRLEVTGGRFAAFVDGQLVAEEDDSDPLPPGDVALAAYCCKAAFGDVSVQVGGKEVLRGFGQTPGRVSAPWRSGSSAERMRSFRDRGVKLFTYNVSMGTWWLAPGKYNSAGVEEGLTSMTAAVPGALALLRIVLNPPTWWLEQHPEEQTRLRTRDGREFTAAWASMGSALWRQEAGEALAALVSHLSSRPVTQSILGWHVSAGDCGEWSYLWGEGCGDYSPAQRAAFTRWLTAKYHDDAGLQEAWHQPTATLASVEVPLPGQRYRGALGGLQDPRQAADVIDYLHFHSQVCAEAICHFARIAKAACGRQHLVGAFYGYWISPGWRPGSFHNSGHHDLAQVLACPDLDFVCDPYSYRDRAPGAGWVGQAPQAAIALAGKLHLCEDDTRTFLTADDAGHAYGRCPDRESTIGVLQRNWAGAVTGGGGVWWMEQGPGWFEDPALLDALGRLQAVHAALPPAARRSAAEIALVLDERSADYLAQSNELTVPLLVDQAVGHLTHVGAPYDILLTSQLSTARDYKMYLLPQAWAPDPETRAQLQTLRRAGRTIVWVHAPGLLTPDGPSAQAASELTGMRLALREIGGPTFVSLFPQAEGPLAALPGGYSYGTHSRLAPLLEVVDPEARVWGLARCTSADMLDGVGWPLPTYQGAGLAEKMVEGARVIFSAAGPLPAPVLREIARSASVHVYSEEGDYVAASESLLAVHASFTGTHHIKLPRKVKVTDALTGAPVGTDLTEFAVPLNLGQTGIWTVE
- a CDS encoding glycoside hydrolase family 36 protein, which translates into the protein MSESVSSLRFSDGFLRLATPWGGEATAAILVNDESVQSDWGVDQQGRPTCQHGPWRLTVVEAAKGALSLEIANVSQAPLSLRTVHFGRFSPAAFSPALDTWRFRELIHGASFETLATGVKGVGRKGFALDFVAPSGLLTVYQEEEGEALLLGVLPPVGSSFSQFTALHSAPHLEGSFGFEIRHRFDCQVPPGEAVLTSPVIALAGADGTELMQSYGELWAELQPRTSRRPPCVGWNSWDYYSGAITREATDENLAAGIELFGDAFQVFVIDEGWEQQWGAWDANAKFPEGLTDFCRHVKAHGRVPGIWTAPLLVNTYNPLFLAKPQWFASRADGQLQTDSYSYGPMAYLDPTQPEVLEHLRTVFGRLRDCGFDYFKVDFTQCILKAERFADSRVGRADLVRRAFAAIREAIGSDAYLLACGAPFESVTGLVDGVRTTGDIHIYWSHVLRNAQSLSARWWMIGNLWNGDPDFLVVRGADTARPPYSRRQVISPMGPEAGWLSGRELNEMEARTYALLVHLTGGDVILGDPLRQLEPKALAMIRRVLQPRRPATPVDLFTSDQDLPRIWISKGETDTLVGLFNWSESTARLDFDPQTYGLAGTPHDFWTDEPVASLPARMPRRSSLALRFDATRDSG